In Fusobacterium canifelinum, a genomic segment contains:
- the megL gene encoding methionine gamma-lyase, which produces METKKCGLGTTAIHAGTLKNLYGTLAMPIYQTSTFIFDSAEQGGRRFALEEAGYIYTRLGNPTTTVLENKIAALEEGEAAVATASGIGAISSTLWTVLKAGDHVVTDRTLYGCTFALMNHGLTKFGVEVTFVDTSNLDEVKKAMKENTRVVYLETPANPNLKIVDLEAVCKVAHTNPNTLVIVDNTFATPYMQKPLKLGVDIVVHSATKYLNGHGDVIAGLVVTNKELADQIRFVGLKDMTGAVLGPQEAYYIIRGLKTFEIRMERHCKNARTIADFLNKHPKIEKVYYPGLETHPGYEVAKKQMKDFGAMISFELKGGFEAGKVLLNSLKLCSLAVSLGDTETLIQHPASMTHSPYTKEEREAAGITDGLVRLSVGLENVEDIIADLEQGLEKI; this is translated from the coding sequence ATGGAAACGAAAAAATGTGGTTTAGGAACAACTGCTATACATGCAGGAACATTAAAAAATTTATACGGAACTCTTGCTATGCCAATATATCAAACTTCTACTTTTATATTTGATTCAGCAGAACAAGGTGGAAGAAGATTTGCTCTTGAAGAAGCTGGATATATTTATACAAGACTAGGAAATCCTACTACAACAGTATTAGAAAACAAAATTGCTGCTCTTGAAGAAGGTGAAGCTGCTGTTGCTACAGCATCTGGTATAGGAGCTATATCTTCAACTCTATGGACTGTTTTAAAAGCTGGAGATCATGTTGTTACAGATAGAACTTTATATGGTTGTACTTTTGCTTTGATGAACCATGGACTTACAAAATTTGGAGTTGAAGTTACTTTTGTTGATACTTCTAACTTAGATGAAGTTAAAAAAGCTATGAAAGAAAATACAAGAGTTGTTTATCTTGAAACTCCTGCTAACCCAAATTTAAAAATAGTTGACTTGGAAGCTGTGTGTAAAGTTGCTCATACAAATCCAAATACTCTAGTTATAGTAGATAACACTTTTGCAACTCCATATATGCAAAAACCTTTAAAATTAGGTGTAGATATTGTTGTTCACTCTGCAACTAAGTATTTAAATGGTCACGGGGATGTTATAGCAGGGCTTGTTGTTACAAATAAAGAACTTGCTGATCAAATTCGTTTTGTAGGTTTAAAAGATATGACAGGAGCTGTTTTAGGGCCTCAAGAAGCATATTATATTATAAGAGGATTGAAAACTTTTGAAATTCGTATGGAAAGACACTGTAAAAATGCAAGAACTATTGCAGATTTCTTAAATAAACATCCAAAGATTGAAAAAGTTTATTACCCTGGACTTGAAACTCACCCTGGTTATGAAGTCGCTAAAAAGCAAATGAAAGATTTTGGAGCAATGATTTCATTTGAATTAAAAGGTGGATTTGAAGCAGGTAAAGTATTATTAAATAGCTTAAAATTATGTTCACTAGCAGTTTCATTAGGAGACACTGAAACTCTTATTCAACACCCTGCTTCTATGACACACTCTCCTTATACAAAAGAAGAAAGAGAAGCTGCTGGAATAACTGATGGTTTAGTTAGACTATCAGTTGGACTTGAAAATGTTGAAGATATTATAGCAGATTTAGAACAAGGACTTGAAAAAATCTGA
- a CDS encoding aminopeptidase produces the protein MKEVLMGKIADKIIDVNLKMISGEKLLIITEAEKISIANAIAASAYRKDIEPIISIIIPREMDSQEPPEIIAAALKATDAFVSVVGKSITHTNAIKNAIENGARGLVLTQFSEDMMIHGGMEADFEKIKPVCLKVAATLANSKEIHLTTPFGTNLKFCAENRRGNALYCLVEKGKFSTAPTVEANVSPIEGTSEGIIVADASVPYIGIGLLKEPIVCKVKKGFITSIEGGKQAKLLSEDLANKKDPNVYNVAELGIGLNPKCRFIGLMLEDEGVYGSCHIGIGTSVNLGGVLKAACHYDLIMTKPTIIADGITIMEDGELVGEFYSEVYKK, from the coding sequence ATGAAAGAAGTTTTAATGGGAAAAATAGCTGACAAAATTATTGATGTAAATTTAAAAATGATTTCAGGAGAAAAACTTTTGATTATAACTGAAGCAGAAAAAATATCAATTGCAAATGCTATAGCTGCTTCTGCATACAGAAAAGACATTGAACCAATTATTAGCATAATAATTCCTAGAGAAATGGATTCTCAAGAGCCACCTGAAATTATAGCTGCTGCATTAAAAGCAACAGATGCTTTTGTTTCGGTAGTTGGAAAATCTATTACACATACAAATGCTATAAAAAATGCCATAGAAAATGGAGCTAGAGGATTGGTTTTGACACAATTCTCTGAAGATATGATGATACATGGAGGAATGGAAGCTGATTTTGAAAAAATAAAACCTGTTTGTTTGAAAGTTGCTGCAACACTAGCAAATTCAAAAGAAATTCATTTGACAACTCCATTTGGAACAAACTTAAAATTTTGTGCTGAAAATAGGAGAGGAAATGCATTATATTGTTTAGTTGAAAAAGGAAAATTTTCTACAGCTCCAACTGTAGAAGCAAATGTATCACCAATTGAAGGGACCTCAGAAGGAATTATAGTAGCTGATGCAAGTGTTCCATATATAGGAATAGGTTTATTGAAAGAACCAATAGTTTGTAAAGTTAAAAAAGGATTTATAACTTCTATAGAAGGCGGGAAACAAGCGAAATTACTTAGTGAAGATTTAGCTAATAAAAAAGATCCTAATGTATATAATGTTGCTGAATTAGGGATAGGATTAAATCCTAAATGTCGTTTTATTGGTCTAATGTTAGAAGATGAAGGAGTTTATGGTTCTTGTCATATAGGAATTGGAACAAGTGTGAACTTAGGAGGTGTTTTAAAAGCAGCTTGTCATTATGATTTAATAATGACAAAACCAACTATAATAGCTGATGGAATAACAATAATGGAAGATGGTGAATTAGTAGGAGAATTTTATTCAGAAGTTTATAAAAAATAG
- a CDS encoding Na+/H+ antiporter NhaC family protein yields the protein MENNIEAKGSFKGLIPFVVFILLYLGTGIFLHIAGVELAFYQLPGPVAAFAGIIVAFIIFNGTIQEKFNTFLEGCGHPDIITMCIIYLLAGAFAIVSKAMGGVDSTVNFGITYIPPHYIAVGLFIIGAFISTATGTSVGAIVALGPIAVGLGEKSGVPMALILAAVMGGAMFGDNLSVISDTTIAATKTQGVEMRDKFRINLYIALPAAILTIILLFLFARPDVVPEAVTHDYNLIKVFPYIFVLVMALAGVNVFVVLTSGVLLSGIIGLIYGDFTLLSYGKEIYNGFTNMTEIFVLSLLTGGMAQMVTHQGGIQWVINTVQKFIVGKKSAKVGVGLLVSLADIAVANNTVAIIITGGISKKISENNDVDLRESAAILDIFSCIFQGMIPYGAQMLILLGFAGDKVAPTQLIPLLWYQLLLGVFTLIYIFVPQISKKVLSIIDRK from the coding sequence ATGGAAAATAATATAGAGGCTAAAGGAAGTTTTAAAGGTTTGATTCCATTTGTAGTATTTATTTTGCTTTATTTAGGAACTGGAATTTTTTTACATATAGCAGGAGTAGAATTAGCATTTTATCAGTTGCCTGGTCCTGTTGCAGCTTTTGCAGGAATAATTGTTGCTTTTATTATATTTAACGGAACTATTCAAGAGAAATTTAATACTTTTCTTGAAGGTTGTGGACATCCTGATATAATTACAATGTGTATTATTTATCTTTTAGCTGGTGCTTTTGCAATAGTTTCAAAAGCTATGGGGGGAGTTGATTCAACTGTCAATTTTGGAATTACTTATATTCCACCACATTATATAGCTGTTGGACTTTTTATTATAGGAGCTTTTATATCAACTGCAACTGGAACATCAGTTGGAGCAATAGTTGCTCTTGGACCAATAGCCGTTGGACTTGGTGAAAAAAGTGGAGTTCCTATGGCACTAATTTTAGCTGCTGTAATGGGAGGAGCAATGTTCGGAGATAACTTATCTGTTATTTCTGACACTACAATAGCAGCAACTAAAACACAAGGTGTTGAAATGAGAGATAAATTTAGAATAAACTTATATATCGCCTTACCTGCTGCTATTCTTACAATAATTTTACTTTTCTTATTTGCAAGACCTGATGTTGTACCAGAAGCAGTCACTCACGACTATAACTTAATAAAAGTTTTTCCTTATATTTTTGTACTAGTAATGGCATTAGCTGGAGTAAATGTTTTTGTTGTTTTAACATCTGGAGTTTTACTTTCAGGAATAATTGGACTTATATATGGAGATTTTACTTTATTAAGTTATGGTAAAGAAATATATAACGGATTTACAAATATGACAGAAATTTTTGTACTTTCTCTTTTAACTGGTGGTATGGCTCAAATGGTAACACATCAAGGAGGAATTCAATGGGTTATCAATACAGTCCAAAAGTTTATAGTCGGTAAAAAAAGTGCAAAAGTTGGTGTAGGACTTTTAGTTTCACTTGCTGATATAGCTGTTGCAAATAACACTGTTGCAATTATAATAACTGGTGGAATATCTAAAAAGATTTCTGAAAATAATGATGTTGATTTAAGAGAAAGCGCTGCTATTCTTGATATTTTTTCTTGTATATTCCAAGGAATGATACCTTATGGTGCACAAATGTTAATACTTTTAGGCTTTGCAGGAGATAAGGTAGCTCCAACACAATTAATACCTTTATTATGGTATCAATTACTATTGGGAGTTTTTACATTAATCTATATATTTGTTCCTCAAATAAGTAAAAAAGTATTAAGCATTATAGACAGAAAATAA
- a CDS encoding IS256 family transposase translates to MKEKKEVYKVKPLTEGKKNIIASLIEEYDIKTTEDIQEALKDLLGGTIKSMLEAEMDEHIGYEKYQHSDGTNYRNGTKKKNVRSTYGEFQVEVPQDRNSSFEPQIVKKRQKDISEIDQKIINMYARGLTTRQISEQIEEIYGFECSESFISNVTDKVIDKIQDWQNRPLDEVYPIIFIDATHFSVREDNRIKKIAAYVVLGISKDGMKEVLSLEIGENESSKYWLGVLNGLKNRGVKDIMVICADGLTGMKEAIAAAFPQTEYQRCVVHQVRNTLKYVSYKDKKEFSTDLKSIYLAVTETQALENLDKVSEKWKEKYPNSMISWYQNWDVLTPIFKFSLEVRKVIYTTNAIESLNSTYKKLNRQRTVYPSDKALLKVLYLSTMEATKKWSQPLRNWGKVYGEFSIMYEGRF, encoded by the coding sequence ATGAAAGAGAAAAAAGAAGTTTACAAAGTAAAACCATTAACTGAAGGAAAGAAAAATATTATTGCTTCTTTAATTGAAGAATATGATATTAAAACTACTGAGGATATCCAAGAAGCTCTTAAAGACCTTTTAGGTGGAACTATTAAGTCTATGTTAGAAGCTGAGATGGATGAACATATTGGTTATGAGAAGTATCAGCATTCTGATGGTACTAATTATCGTAATGGAACTAAAAAGAAAAATGTTCGTTCTACTTATGGTGAATTTCAAGTTGAAGTTCCTCAAGATAGAAATTCTTCTTTTGAGCCACAAATAGTAAAAAAAAGACAAAAGGATATTTCTGAGATTGATCAAAAAATCATAAATATGTATGCGCGTGGTTTGACTACTAGACAAATTTCTGAACAAATTGAAGAAATATATGGTTTTGAATGTTCTGAAAGTTTTATCTCCAATGTTACTGATAAAGTAATAGACAAAATTCAAGATTGGCAAAATAGACCCTTAGATGAAGTATATCCAATTATCTTTATTGATGCCACTCACTTCTCTGTTAGAGAAGACAATAGAATTAAAAAAATAGCTGCTTATGTAGTATTAGGCATCTCAAAAGATGGAATGAAAGAGGTACTTAGTTTAGAAATAGGAGAAAATGAAAGTAGTAAATATTGGTTAGGAGTATTAAATGGTTTAAAAAATAGAGGTGTAAAAGACATAATGGTAATTTGCGCTGATGGGTTAACAGGAATGAAAGAAGCTATTGCTGCAGCTTTTCCACAAACAGAATATCAACGTTGTGTAGTTCATCAAGTTAGAAATACTTTAAAATATGTGTCATACAAAGATAAAAAAGAATTTTCCACAGATTTAAAGAGTATATATTTAGCTGTAACAGAAACACAAGCACTGGAAAATTTAGATAAAGTAAGTGAAAAATGGAAAGAAAAATATCCAAATTCAATGATAAGTTGGTATCAAAATTGGGATGTATTAACACCAATATTTAAATTCTCATTAGAAGTCAGAAAAGTAATATATACAACAAATGCAATAGAAAGTTTGAATAGCACTTACAAGAAATTAAATAGACAAAGAACGGTATATCCTAGTGATAAGGCGCTATTAAAGGTATTGTATTTATCAACAATGGAAGCAACAAAGAAATGGAGTCAACCATTAAGAAATTGGGGTAAAGTATATGGAGAATTTAGCATAATGTATGAGGGAAGATTTTAA
- a CDS encoding GntR family transcriptional regulator, with protein MKSFKIEKKKTLNLQVYEILKYMILNNEFKDEIKLNEVQIATMLDVSPTPVREAFRMLAVDGIVEIIPWKGVFIKKYTIDEVEEAYQCREVLETLAVKLCINTIPRTEIDRLLNLLKEKHDTVDERIKVSNEIHNVIIEYSHNKKLKNLIMQLNDILIYDRRLSAYDGLRGKQIDQEHKLILKALKEKNENAAIFYMKEHIQNGFKYIKENHK; from the coding sequence TTGAAATCTTTTAAAATTGAAAAGAAAAAAACTTTAAATTTACAAGTTTATGAAATTTTAAAATATATGATTTTAAATAATGAATTTAAAGATGAAATAAAATTAAATGAAGTACAAATTGCAACAATGCTTGATGTCAGTCCTACACCAGTTAGGGAGGCTTTTAGAATGCTTGCTGTTGATGGAATTGTTGAAATTATACCTTGGAAAGGGGTATTTATAAAAAAATATACTATTGATGAAGTTGAAGAAGCATACCAATGTAGAGAAGTTTTAGAAACTTTAGCTGTAAAATTATGTATTAATACTATTCCTAGAACTGAAATTGACAGACTTTTAAATCTTTTAAAAGAAAAACATGATACTGTAGATGAAAGAATTAAAGTTAGTAATGAAATTCACAATGTAATTATTGAATATTCTCATAATAAAAAACTAAAAAATTTAATAATGCAACTTAATGATATCCTAATTTATGATAGAAGGCTTTCTGCTTATGATGGCTTAAGGGGTAAACAAATTGATCAAGAACATAAGTTAATTTTAAAAGCTTTAAAAGAAAAAAATGAAAATGCTGCTATTTTTTACATGAAAGAACATATTCAAAATGGTTTTAAATATATAAAAGAAAATCACAAATAA
- a CDS encoding aminotransferase-like domain-containing protein produces MQKKLIRNSEVKISTQLYEMLRQDILENKWKENDKFYSVRQISIKYEVNLNTVLKVIRMLEEEGYLYSLKGKGCFVKKGYNLDIGKRMTPILNTFRFGQNSKGMEINFSNGGPPKECFPIEEYKEIINEILSDETESRYLMAYQNIQGLESLRETLVEFIRKYGIRREKRDIIICSGTQIALELISTAFGISPKKTVLLSDPTYQNAVHILKSYCNIENIDMKNDGWDMQEFEELLKRKKIDFVYIMTNFQNPTGISWSFEKKRKMIELSKRYNFYIIEDECFSDFYYNSRECPKSLKALDKYERVFFIKTFSKIVMPALGLTMLIPPKKYIDSFSLNKYFIDTTTSGINQKFLEIFIKRGLLDKHLEKLRLNLKEKMDYMIRELQKIKHLEIIHIPKGGFFIWVNLANYINSEKFYYKCRLRGLSVLPGFIFYSSIDEVTSKIRISIVSSTMKEMKKGLKIIQDVFNNCDFNESVEKSL; encoded by the coding sequence ATGCAAAAGAAATTAATAAGAAATTCAGAAGTTAAAATTTCAACCCAACTTTATGAAATGTTAAGACAGGATATTTTAGAAAATAAATGGAAAGAAAATGATAAATTTTATTCTGTTAGGCAAATCTCAATAAAATATGAAGTAAATTTAAATACTGTTTTAAAAGTTATACGAATGCTTGAAGAGGAAGGATATTTGTATAGTCTAAAAGGAAAAGGTTGTTTTGTAAAAAAAGGATATAATCTTGATATTGGAAAGAGAATGACACCAATTTTAAATACTTTTCGTTTTGGACAAAATTCTAAAGGTATGGAAATTAATTTTTCAAATGGAGGTCCACCAAAAGAATGTTTTCCAATTGAAGAATATAAAGAGATTATAAATGAAATATTGTCAGATGAAACTGAAAGTAGATACCTTATGGCTTATCAAAATATTCAAGGTTTAGAAAGTTTGAGAGAAACTTTGGTTGAGTTTATAAGGAAATATGGTATAAGAAGGGAAAAAAGGGACATAATTATTTGTTCAGGGACTCAAATAGCATTAGAACTTATAAGTACAGCATTCGGAATTTCACCTAAAAAAACAGTTCTTTTATCTGATCCAACTTATCAAAATGCTGTTCATATTTTAAAAAGTTACTGTAATATAGAAAATATTGATATGAAAAATGATGGTTGGGATATGCAAGAGTTTGAAGAATTGTTAAAAAGAAAAAAAATAGATTTTGTGTATATTATGACAAATTTTCAAAATCCAACTGGAATAAGTTGGTCCTTTGAAAAAAAGAGAAAGATGATAGAATTATCAAAAAGGTATAATTTTTACATAATAGAAGATGAATGTTTTTCTGATTTTTATTATAATTCAAGAGAATGTCCAAAATCTTTAAAAGCTTTAGATAAATATGAAAGAGTATTTTTTATTAAAACATTTTCAAAAATTGTTATGCCTGCATTGGGATTGACAATGTTAATTCCTCCTAAAAAGTATATAGACAGTTTTAGTTTAAATAAATATTTCATTGATACTACAACATCTGGAATAAATCAGAAATTCTTAGAAATTTTTATTAAAAGAGGTTTATTAGACAAACATTTGGAAAAATTAAGATTAAATTTAAAAGAAAAAATGGATTATATGATTAGAGAACTTCAAAAAATAAAACATTTAGAAATAATTCATATACCAAAAGGTGGTTTTTTTATATGGGTAAACTTGGCAAATTATATTAATAGTGAAAAATTCTACTATAAATGCCGTTTAAGAGGACTTTCTGTGTTACCAGGTTTTATTTTTTATTCATCAATAGATGAAGTAACTTCAAAAATTAGAATAAGTATAGTTTCTTCAACAATGAAAGAAATGAAAAAAGGACTTAAAATTATTCAAGATGTTTTTAATAATTGTGATTTTAATGAGAGTGTAGAAAAAAGTCTGTAA
- the nifJ gene encoding pyruvate:ferredoxin (flavodoxin) oxidoreductase, with protein sequence MKRVMQTMDGNQAAAYASYAFTEVAGIYPITPSSPMAEYVDEWAAKGMKNIFDVPVKLVEMQSEGGAAGTVHGSLEAGALTTTYTASQGLLLKIPNMYKIAGELLPGVIHVSARSLSVQALSIFGDHQDVYATRQTGFTMMASGSVQEVMDMGTVAHLTAIKSRVPVLHFFDGFRTSHEIQKIELMGYDVCKKLVDYDEIQKFRDRALNPEHPVTRGTAQNDDIYFQTREAQNKFYDAVPDIAAYYMEEISKETGREYKPFKYRGAADADRVIIAMASVCQTAEETVDYLVEKGEKVGLITVHLYRPFSEKYFFNVLPKTVKKIAVLERSKEPGAPGEPLLLDVKSIFYDKENAPIIVGGRYGLSSKDTTPAQIKAVFDNLSQDKPKTNFTIGITDDVTFTSLEIGERLNVADPSTKACLFFGLGADGTVGANKNSIKIIGDKTDLYAQGYFAYDSKKSGGVTRSHLRFGKKPIRSTYLVSSPSFVACSVPAYLKQYDMTSGLKKGGKFLLNCVWNKDEVLEHIPDNIKYDLAKSESKFYIINATKLAHEIGLGQRTNTIMQSAFFKLAEIIPYEEAQKYMKEYALKSYGRKGDDVVQLNYKAIDVGASGLVEIPVDPNWANLKVEAIQKIDKNNDTSNCKTELLTSFVKDIVEPINAIKGNDLPVSAFLGREDGTFENGTAAFEKRGVAVDVPIWNLDKCIECNQCAYVCPHAAIRAFLITEEEKAASPIEFATKKANGKGLEDLSYRIQVTPLDCTGCGSCANVCPAKALDMNPIAVALENHEDEKAAYIYSKVTYKNDKMPTNTVKGSQFSQPLFEFNGACPGCGETPYLKVISQMFGDRMMVANASGCSSVYSGSAPSTPYTKNCCGEGPAWASSLFEDNAEYGFGMHVGVEALRDRIQHIMEVSMDKVTPALQGLFREWIENRNYAAKTREISPKILTALEGNNETYAKDIIGLKQYLIKKSQWIVGGDGWAYDIGYGGLDHVLASKEDINVIVMDTEVYSNTGGQSSKATPTAAVAKFAAAGKPLKKKDLAAICMSYGHIYVAQVSMGANQQQFLKAIQEAESYNGPSIIIAYSPCINHGIKKGMSKSQTEMKLATECGYWPIFRYNPLLEKEGKNPLQLDSKEPKWELYQDYLMGETRYMTLKNTNPNEANELFEKNMFDAQRRWRQYKRLASLDYSDEKR encoded by the coding sequence ATGAAAAGAGTTATGCAAACAATGGATGGAAACCAAGCTGCAGCTTATGCTTCCTATGCTTTTACAGAAGTTGCAGGTATTTATCCAATAACACCTTCTTCACCAATGGCTGAGTATGTTGATGAATGGGCTGCTAAAGGAATGAAAAATATTTTTGATGTTCCTGTAAAATTAGTTGAAATGCAATCAGAAGGAGGGGCTGCTGGAACTGTCCATGGTTCATTGGAAGCTGGTGCATTAACTACAACTTACACTGCTTCACAAGGTTTACTTTTAAAAATTCCTAATATGTATAAAATAGCAGGAGAATTACTACCAGGTGTAATCCATGTATCTGCTCGTTCTTTATCAGTTCAAGCACTTTCAATTTTCGGAGATCACCAAGATGTATATGCAACTAGACAAACTGGCTTTACTATGATGGCTAGTGGTTCTGTTCAAGAAGTTATGGATATGGGAACTGTTGCTCATTTAACTGCAATTAAATCAAGAGTACCTGTTCTACATTTTTTTGATGGTTTTAGAACTTCCCATGAAATCCAAAAAATTGAACTTATGGGCTATGATGTTTGTAAAAAATTAGTTGATTATGATGAAATTCAAAAATTTAGAGATAGAGCATTAAACCCTGAACACCCTGTTACAAGAGGAACTGCTCAAAATGACGATATATACTTCCAAACAAGAGAAGCTCAAAACAAATTTTATGATGCTGTTCCTGATATAGCTGCATACTATATGGAAGAAATTTCAAAAGAAACTGGTAGAGAATACAAACCATTCAAATATAGAGGAGCTGCTGATGCTGATAGAGTTATTATAGCTATGGCATCTGTTTGTCAAACAGCTGAAGAAACTGTTGATTACTTAGTTGAAAAAGGAGAAAAAGTTGGACTTATAACAGTTCATCTATATAGACCTTTCTCTGAAAAATATTTCTTTAATGTTTTACCTAAGACCGTTAAAAAGATAGCTGTTTTAGAAAGATCTAAGGAACCAGGTGCTCCTGGAGAACCTTTACTTTTAGATGTAAAATCAATATTCTATGATAAAGAAAATGCTCCAATAATTGTTGGTGGAAGATATGGACTATCTTCTAAAGATACAACTCCAGCTCAAATAAAAGCGGTATTTGATAACTTGTCACAAGATAAACCTAAAACAAACTTTACTATAGGTATCACTGATGATGTAACATTTACATCTCTTGAAATAGGAGAAAGATTAAATGTTGCTGATCCTTCTACAAAAGCTTGTTTATTCTTTGGACTTGGAGCAGATGGAACAGTTGGTGCAAATAAGAATTCAATAAAAATAATTGGAGATAAAACTGATTTATATGCTCAAGGATACTTTGCTTATGACTCTAAAAAATCTGGTGGAGTTACAAGATCACATTTAAGATTTGGTAAAAAACCTATCAGATCTACTTATTTAGTATCAAGTCCAAGTTTTGTTGCTTGTTCTGTTCCAGCTTATTTAAAACAATATGATATGACATCTGGACTTAAAAAAGGGGGAAAATTTTTATTAAATTGTGTTTGGAATAAAGATGAGGTCTTAGAACACATTCCAGATAACATTAAATATGATTTAGCAAAATCAGAATCTAAGTTTTACATTATTAATGCTACTAAACTAGCTCATGAAATTGGTTTAGGACAAAGAACAAATACAATAATGCAGTCAGCTTTCTTTAAACTAGCTGAAATCATACCTTATGAAGAAGCACAAAAGTATATGAAAGAATATGCTTTGAAATCTTATGGTAGAAAAGGTGATGATGTAGTTCAACTTAACTATAAGGCAATAGATGTTGGTGCTTCTGGTTTAGTTGAAATTCCAGTTGATCCTAATTGGGCAAATTTAAAAGTTGAAGCTATACAAAAGATTGATAAAAATAATGATACATCTAATTGTAAAACTGAATTATTAACTTCTTTTGTTAAAGACATAGTTGAACCTATCAATGCTATAAAGGGAAATGATTTACCTGTTTCTGCATTCTTAGGTAGAGAAGATGGAACATTTGAAAATGGTACTGCTGCTTTTGAAAAAAGGGGAGTTGCAGTTGATGTTCCTATATGGAATTTAGATAAATGTATCGAATGTAATCAATGTGCCTATGTATGTCCACATGCAGCTATTAGAGCATTTTTAATAACAGAAGAAGAAAAAGCTGCTTCTCCTATTGAATTTGCTACAAAAAAAGCTAATGGAAAAGGATTGGAAGACTTAAGTTATAGAATACAAGTTACACCACTTGATTGTACTGGTTGTGGTTCTTGTGCAAATGTTTGTCCTGCTAAGGCTCTTGATATGAATCCTATTGCTGTTGCACTAGAAAATCATGAAGATGAAAAAGCAGCATATATTTATAGTAAGGTAACATATAAAAATGATAAAATGCCTACTAATACAGTTAAAGGTTCTCAATTCTCTCAACCTTTATTTGAATTTAATGGAGCTTGTCCTGGTTGTGGAGAAACACCTTATTTAAAAGTTATCTCTCAAATGTTTGGAGATAGAATGATGGTTGCAAATGCAAGTGGATGTTCATCAGTTTATAGTGGTTCTGCTCCATCAACACCATATACTAAAAACTGTTGTGGAGAAGGTCCTGCTTGGGCTTCATCTTTATTTGAAGACAATGCTGAATATGGTTTTGGTATGCATGTTGGAGTAGAAGCTCTTCGTGATAGAATACAACATATCATGGAAGTTTCTATGGATAAAGTTACTCCTGCATTGCAAGGACTATTCCGTGAATGGATAGAAAATAGAAACTATGCTGCTAAAACAAGAGAAATAAGTCCAAAGATTTTAACTGCCTTAGAAGGAAATAACGAAACTTATGCTAAGGATATTATAGGTTTGAAACAATATTTAATTAAAAAATCTCAATGGATAGTTGGTGGAGATGGATGGGCTTATGATATAGGATATGGTGGACTTGACCATGTACTTGCTTCAAAAGAAGATATAAATGTCATTGTTATGGACACAGAAGTTTATTCAAATACTGGTGGACAATCTTCTAAAGCTACACCAACTGCTGCTGTTGCAAAATTTGCTGCTGCTGGTAAACCTTTAAAGAAAAAAGATTTAGCTGCTATTTGTATGAGCTATGGTCATATTTATGTTGCACAAGTTTCTATGGGAGCCAACCAACAACAATTCTTAAAAGCTATACAAGAAGCTGAAAGCTATAATGGACCATCAATAATTATTGCTTATTCTCCTTGTATCAATCACGGAATTAAAAAAGGTATGTCAAAATCACAAACTGAAATGAAACTTGCAACTGAATGTGGTTATTGGCCTATATTTAGATATAATCCATTACTTGAAAAAGAAGGAAAAAATCCTTTACAATTAGATTCTAAAGAACCTAAATGGGAATTGTATCAAGATTATTTGATGGGTGAAACTAGATATATGACATTGAAGAATACAAATCCTAATGAAGCAAACGAGCTATTTGAAAAGAATATGTTTGATGCTCAAAGAAGATGGAGACAATATAAGAGACTTGCAAGTTTAGATTATTCTGATGAAAAAAGATAA